The Pseudomonadota bacterium region AATCGACGTTTTCAGGCAGGCGCAAGATAATTCTATCCTCAATTCTAAGGTCAATTACAATACCGCCAACCTTCATTACATCTTTAGAGTCGTTCAATTTCTTCAATTTTTTCATAGCACTAACAGAGGCACCTTCTGGGAGCTGAACAAGGACATTATTTTCAAACATCAAATTCCAGCGTCTTTCACCAATAAATTCAGCAGATGTAATTTTATTGTCGAGGTGTGGGCTTTCTGCAATCATTGCAAATAGCTTCGGTGCGTTTTCAGATGACGAAGTTCCTGTTAAAAGAGGCAAATAATTAAAGATATCCGTCGCCTTATTAATAGGATTCCCTTCTCTATCAATCACATAACGACCATCGTCACTTTGCCAAAGCGCAAGAGGTTTCTTCTCATACAGCTTCACTTTAACCGTTGATGGCAACTGACGCTGAACTTCAGCCTTAGATACCCAAGGCAACTCTTCAACACGTGCTTTCACATCAGCAGCCTTAAAACCAATCAAAGGATCGTTAAAGTTTAGGCCAATTTTTTCACGCAATGCTTGCTGATCTACATACAAAGCACCTTCAACCATAATATGCTTTGCTTTTGCACCAAGAACCTTGGCAATACCATCTTGCTCTAAAAACGCCTTACCAACGCCGTAAGTCACAAGACC contains the following coding sequences:
- a CDS encoding cell division protein FtsQ/DivIB, which translates into the protein MYSTQKKKKFPVKNVVIGALVVFGGLVTYGVGKAFLEQDGIAKVLGAKAKHIMVEGALYVDQQALREKIGLNFNDPLIGFKAADVKARVEELPWVSKAEVQRQLPSTVKVKLYEKKPLALWQSDDGRYVIDREGNPINKATDIFNYLPLLTGTSSSENAPKLFAMIAESPHLDNKITSAEFIGERRWNLMFENNVLVQLPEGASVSAMKKLKKLNDSKDVMKVGGIVIDLRIEDRIILRLPENVDLSAGWPPQSQKNSV